A region from the Oryzias latipes chromosome 20, ASM223467v1 genome encodes:
- the bambi gene encoding BMP and activin membrane-bound inhibitor homolog has protein sequence MDRQSSFVSIWLQLELCAMAILLTKGEIRCYCDAPHCVATGYMCKSEANACFTRVLDPLNANSPLTHGCLEAGAADACSSRRAATAADGLSGALVLECCHDDMCNYRGLHDLAHTKDSADGRYQADGNNRNLVTRVQELGSAKEVWFRAAVIAVPIAGGLILVLLIMLALRMLRSENKRLQDQRQQMLSRLHYSFHGHHTKKGHVAKLDLECMVPVTGHENCCLTCDKMRQADPSNEKILSLVHWGMYSGHGKLEFV, from the exons ATGGATCGCCAGTCCAGTTTCGTTTCCATCTGGCTACAACTGGAACTGTGTGCCATGGCCATCCTCCTCACCAAAG GGGAAATAAGGTGTTACTGTGACGCGCCGCACTGTGTGGCCACGGGCTACATGTGCAAGTCGGAGGCCAACGCCTGCTTCACCAGGGTCCTCGACCCGCTCAACGCAAACTCCCCCCTCACCCACGGGTGCCTGGAGGCAGGCGCCGCCGACGCCTGCAGCAGCCGGAGAGCCGCCACTGCTGCCGACGGCCTCAGCGGGGCTTTGGTGCTGGAGTGCTGCCACGACGACATGTGCAACTACAGAGGCCTGCACGACCTGGCCCACACCAAGGACTCTGCAG ACGGCCGATACCAGGCAGACGGCAACAACAGGAACCTAGTGACGCGGGTTCAAGAGTTGGGCTCGGCCAAGGAGGTGTGGTTCAGGGCGGCGGTGATCGCCGTGCCCATCGCCGGCGGCCTCATCCTGGTGCTGCTCATCATGCTGGCGCTGCGGATGCTGCGCAGCGAGAACAAGCGGCTGCAGGACCAGCGGCAGCAGATGCTGTCGCGGCTCCACTACAGCTTCCATGGCCACCACACCAAGAAGGGTCACGTGGCCAAGCTGGACCTGGAGTGCATGGTGCCTGTGACGGGCCACGAGAACTGCTGCCTGACCTGTGACAAGATGCGGCAGGCCGACCCGAGCAATGAAAAGATCCTGTCTCTGGTGCATTGGGGGATGTACAGCGGCCACGGCAAGCTGGAGTTCGTATGA